One Leptospira barantonii genomic window, CTCTATAGTCACCGGGAATCTTGAGGTCAGGTTCGCGTACCGAATTCTCCCGTCAATCTAAAATTAATAAAAAAGTTCAAATTCTTTTGCGGAGAATTTTTTTAGGAAGTAAGTCGTCTCGACGTAAGAAGCGATTGAATACGCGAACTGGCTGTTGACTTCTCCAGTAAGAATGGAAGTGGCTGAAACTGCGGAAGTGGTCGGAACTCCGGCAGGTGTTCCCGCAAAAAGATAAGCCCGACCTTGATTCGTAGAATAACCGTAAGCACCGATACAAGCGTCCGAAAGTCCATCCCCGTTGCCATCCGCGAACGCCGCAAAGATTCCGAATTGGTCGCCGGAATTTTCCCCGCTCAAAACCGAATGCGCGGTTCCACCGGCCGAAAGATTTTGACCGACAATGCCGGAATTTCCAGAAGAAAGAAAAACGAATCCGTTTCCTTGGGCCAGTCCGTAAGCACCGACAAGCGCATCGTGAAAACCGTCTCCGTTGACGTCGCCCAATGCGACCGAAATTCCGAAAAAACCGGCGCCTGCTTGTCCGGTCAAATACGCATTCGCAATTCCTGAAGTAGATAGATCCTGATTTGCAATTCCCGAATTCCCGGAAGAATGAAACGTATACGCTCGTCCTTGATTTGCCGAATAGGATCTTCCTCCGATCAAGGCGTCTTCGAAACCGTCTCCGTTGATGTCGCCTAACGCGACGGAAATCCCGGATTGGCTTCCCGATTCTCCGATCAAAAGAGTATTAGAATTTCCTGATGCACCAAGGTTCTGACTTGAAACCCCCGAACTTCCGGAAGAATGAAAAACATAAGATCTCGAAGCTCCATCGGCTCCGACCAAAACGTCCGAATAACCGTCCCCATTCGCATCTCCTGCGGCAACGGACATACCAAAACGATTGTTGATTGCGGCTCCAAGCAAAGCCGTTTGCGCCGAGGCGATACTCGACGTAGAAATTCCGTTTGGTCCGGAAGAATGAAATATATCAACACGTCCCTGTGAAGTGCTATAACCGTAAGAACCGATCACTAAATCTTCGAACCCGTCTCCGTTAATGTCGCCGGTCGCGATAGAACCACCGAAAAAAACCGTGGAACCGGCGGTTAACGTAGAAGTCGGAGAGGCTCCGTTTAAAATTCCCGAACTTCCAGAAGAATGAAATATATAAACCGCATCGGTCCCGGTATTCGGTGCGCTTACGATCGCATCCGCGTAACCGTCTCCGTTGATATCGCCCAAAGTCGAAAACCAACCGAATTGACTCCCGGTTGATAAGGACGCCAAACTTGTGTTAGCCGATAGAGCGGATTGAGACGAAATTCCCGAGTTTCCTCCGTGAAAGATATAAACCTTACCGTCGCCGCCCGCGTATTGATTGGCGCCTACGATGAGATCGGGAAACCCGTCCCCGTTTACATCTTGGTTATTTCCTTTTCGAACGTAGATCCCGTAAGACGCACCAAACAATGAGGATCGTACCACAATCGCGTGTTTTGAATTCTGTTTCCAGATCTGAGATCCGGTCGGAAGTCCGAATTTCCAGGTTGTTCCGGTAACAATCGCGGGTTGAAAGGGCGCTCCGTCTAACGACACTTCTGCGCCCGAAGCGAAGGGCGCGAGATCGCCTGTTAAAAATCCGGAATGAAGAATTCCCGAATTACGAACGTTTCGTATAGAAGGAGGAAGACAACCGGTAGTTTGGCCGATCATACACTGAAGAATTACACTTTCGTAATATGGGGAGGAACTCATATCTCCCGGATTGAAACTGCGAATTCGATCACAACAAAGGGAGAATAGTATAAAAAGAACGATTCCGTATCGGAAATGACGCTTTTGCTTCATGTTAAATTCGCATCCAAAAAATAACGGGAAAAGAATTCTCCCGTTCTAAAAAAGAATTTATTTCTTCTTTCTGCTCGGGAGATATTTATAATATTCCACTTCGATCGTATTGATTAGAAATGTATAATATTTAACTAGTTTCTTGTCGTATTTTTTCTTCTGCGCTTCGTTTCTTAAAAATTCCGAAATCTGATCCCGTATCAAGGGCGCTTTTAAATCGTTATGACTGAGAATGATGGAACCGGGCATCCCTTGTGGAACTAAATCGTCCGGAATCAGGATCATGGCCGAGTTTTGTAAAAGAGCGTATTCGATGGTGGAGGCGACTTTGTCGTCGTCCTTCTCCCCCTTGAGATGTGCCACGCTGTTTCGGATATTATCCAAGTTCTCGAAAATCTTTTTACGCAAAGAACGAGAATCGTGAATTTTATCGGTGATCTTCGTAAAACGATTCGGAAACACAAAACGTTCCGCACCCTTTGCGATCAGACTCACCTTCTTCTCCTTAGGCGATTCAACTTTGGATTGAAAGTGTTCGTCTTCGGAATCGTCGCCGGAATAATAACTTTCCGAAGAGGAAGACATCGCACCGTATTCTCCCTTAAACCCCGAACCGAGGGAAGCGGAGGACGAACCTCCGTTGGAAAGTATGTCCGATTTTTCCTTATCTCTAAAATAGAATGCAAGCATCAAACCCAAGAACAAACTCACGGGAATTCCCACGAATAAGATTCCGGTCGTTCTGAAATGTACGGACGCGATTAAAAAGAGAATCATACTCGCGACAAAACCCAACATCCCCATCGGAAGATTGAACTTCTTTGCGAATTCCTGAGAACGTTGTTTTTCGGCTTCCAACTGCTCCAACGCTTGGATTCCTTGTTGAAGTTTGACGATATTCTCGGCTTTGAGTTTTGCGTTTAGGCCCGGATGTTTCGGATTACTCAAACTCGCGTTGATTTCTCTCGCGATATCCAAATCTTTTTGATACGTAGGATTGCTCGTAGCCATTCCGCTTAACTTGTGTAAGACGGCGGCCATATAACCCGGATCGACCGCGTAAATTTCCGAGGTTTGATCGGGTTTTTCGATCACCTTCATTCCATATTGATCGGAAATATCCTTTTTCAATTCTTCGATCAATGCCGGATAACGTGATTCGTCCAACAAACCCGACGATTTTAATTTTTGTTCGGGTGAGAATTTATAGAGCGTTTGATCCTGAAGGGTGTTCTCGGCGATCTTGTGAAGAATTCTCGACTTCAAGGATTTAAAAACGTTTTCTTCCTTTCTTTGAACGAGCCTTTCTTTTTCTTCCATCAATCTGGAAAGAATCTGAATGGAAAGTCTACAGGTTTCGGAAACCTTTTTGCCGAGTTCGTCGGTTTCACGATCGAAAGGATAATCGTTGATCAATGCGATCAGAGCTTTTACTTTTTCGCTGTTTTGTTTTCTTCCGGGTTCGACCATCTGAATGTGAG contains:
- a CDS encoding FG-GAP-like repeat-containing protein, which gives rise to MKQKRHFRYGIVLFILFSLCCDRIRSFNPGDMSSSPYYESVILQCMIGQTTGCLPPSIRNVRNSGILHSGFLTGDLAPFASGAEVSLDGAPFQPAIVTGTTWKFGLPTGSQIWKQNSKHAIVVRSSLFGASYGIYVRKGNNQDVNGDGFPDLIVGANQYAGGDGKVYIFHGGNSGISSQSALSANTSLASLSTGSQFGWFSTLGDINGDGYADAIVSAPNTGTDAVYIFHSSGSSGILNGASPTSTLTAGSTVFFGGSIATGDINGDGFEDLVIGSYGYSTSQGRVDIFHSSGPNGISTSSIASAQTALLGAAINNRFGMSVAAGDANGDGYSDVLVGADGASRSYVFHSSGSSGVSSQNLGASGNSNTLLIGESGSQSGISVALGDINGDGFEDALIGGRSYSANQGRAYTFHSSGNSGIANQDLSTSGIANAYLTGQAGAGFFGISVALGDVNGDGFHDALVGAYGLAQGNGFVFLSSGNSGIVGQNLSAGGTAHSVLSGENSGDQFGIFAAFADGNGDGLSDACIGAYGYSTNQGRAYLFAGTPAGVPTTSAVSATSILTGEVNSQFAYSIASYVETTYFLKKFSAKEFELFY